The nucleotide sequence TCAATCCGAAATTTTTCAGTTAGAAAACAATGTTCAGTTTATTTCTAATGCGAAAGCCGATAACCCGTTGGTAAAAGAAATCAACAAAAACATTGACCGCCACAAAGACGAATTAAAATTGTGGAAAGAAAAACTAATGCAATTAAAAAACATCAATAAAAATGATGCGTAACATACAAAACCGGAAATTTCCGGTTTTTTTCATTTCAAAATCAATAACCGTTTGTTTTGCGTTATTTCTGCTAATTGGTTGTAAATCAAAAACCGATTGGCGTGATAATTACAATAAAAACAAAACATCAAAATCTACCGTTTCTAAAAAAATAACTGATAAACCAAGGGATTTAGCCGGAATTAGTGAGTTACTTGATGTAAACGAAAAAGATTTAAAAAACAAAGCTTTATACCATTTTATTATTGACTGGTACGGTACGCCTTATAAATTTGGTGGCACTACAGAA is from Flavobacterium dauae and encodes:
- a CDS encoding C40 family peptidase, with translation MMRNIQNRKFPVFFISKSITVCFALFLLIGCKSKTDWRDNYNKNKTSKSTVSKKITDKPRDLAGISELLDVNEKDLKNKALYHFIIDWYGTPYKFGGTTEKGIDCSGFANILYKEIYNIQLPRTSKDIANNVKRKFTKNLEEGDLVFFSFGKSGTVNHVGVYLHNNKFVHASTSKGVIISNLSEPYYGDYLIKCGSYKN